The nucleotide window AAGAAATGGTGGCTGAGAATCCCCCAAATCTGGCAAAAGACACACACCTACAGCCTCAAGAAGCACAGAAAGCAGGATAAACTGAAAGAAATGCACACTAAGACATCACAGTCGAACTTGTAACCACTAAAAACACAGTACTCAAAATGTTTGCAAAAATAATCTTCAAagtttcagtgaaaaaaaaaacaaatataaagatgTCACCTGCCTCTATTTAAGAGTAAAATGATGAAAGGTGTTTCTAGTGTTTTCAAGTTGTTTACCACCTAATATGCCGCGTCAGTTCAGGTCTACAGGTAAATTAAACGATGGTATGAAAAAGCTTAGGGTACAAACTACATACAACTGAggcaaatttttataaatatgcacATTCTCAGGTAACTCACCTTAAAACAGACTGAAAGCATCAGAGGTCCCTTCTGTAATCTCCCTTTCTAGGTTGTCAGCCTTGACCCTTGGAGTTGTGATTCTTAGTAGGTAACTTCTCAATGAACATTGTCTAAAAGACCAAAAGTGCAGAAGTGGACTTGCCGGGCCAATATTCCTTGGCTTCAAGATGGAAACTTTGTGACTAACTAACAAGCCTGACTGATatttttcctggttcttggtactCATTTGAGTAGTTATCTCAATCAACATGTGAGTTCATCCCCAAGCTCTTTTTGTCTATGCTTTCTATCCACCTCCTAAGTGCTCTGGTATTTAAGACCAAGGACAACGTCCCTTCCACCACCACTCAACCCTGTACAGGTTCATTGTGAATTGCCAACCTCTTATTTCCACCCTTGCAATTTGCCTAAAAGGACCATTTATCCCTTCAAAACTTCATCTCCTTAGCATTATGAGACCACCTACCCCAGCCAAGATGGCCTCTTTCCATCATGGCACACCCTATTTCTCTCACAAGGATTTGGTAGCTTACATACACATTAGGGTGTTGGAAATaatttccctctctccccagggaAATACACAACTTCCtctgttacttaaaaaaatgtaaaaccctTCTTTCACACTCTAAACAAGCTATGTCCCATATCAACAATGACTTCTCAATTAGATCTTTTTTTGTAACACAGTCTTAAATTCCTTTGTAGCCCTCACAGCATGTATAgtaattgttcaataaatatgttcTGAACATACTACACGTACAGGACCTTtatccagtatgaattctctttTGCTGGCCAAAGGCTGAATGCTCACTAAAGGCTTTTCCATATTCCTTGGTTTTCCCTCCAGAATGAGTTTTCTGATGTTGAGAAAGGGATGAACTCTggctgaaagcttttccacattccttacacttataaggtttttctccagtgtgagTTTTCTGATGCTTTGTAAGAGATGAGCTCTggctgaaagcttttccacaaTCCTTACActtgtaaggtttctctccagtgtgtgtTCTCTGATGACGAATAAGGGCTGAGCGGTCACTGAAGGCTTTGGCACAATCATTGCATTTGTagggtttctccccagtgtgAGTTCTCTGGTGTTGAGTCAGGGCTGAACAGTAGccaaaggctttcccacattcattacactCATAAGGCCTCTCCCCAGTATGAGTTCTCTGGTGCTGAATAAGGCCTGAACGATCACTAAAAGCTTTCCTACATTCATTACACTtatagggtttttctccagtgtgaatgACCTGATGCTGGGTAAGGAATGTGCTTTGGCTGAAGGCCTTTCCACATTCATTACActcataaggtttctctccagtatgaattcgcTGATGTTGAGTGAGGTATGAACTCTGATTAAAGGCCTTCCCACATGCAttgcattcatagggtttctccccaGTATGGATTATATGATGCCGAATAAGGGCTGAGCGGTgactgaaggctttcccacattcgtgacatttgtaaggtttctctcccGTATGAATTCTCTGGTGTAGAGTAAGGTGTATGCTCTGACTAAAGGATTtaccacattcattacattcgtagggtttttctcctgtgtgaattctctgatgtaaGACAAAAGCTGAGTAGTAACTAAAGGCCTTTTCACACTCATTACACTTCCAAGGCTTCTTTTCTGCACAAATTTTCTCATGTTTCATTAGATCTGAATTTTGTTTCAAgttctttttaaatgaatcacAATTGTGTTGTCGCTCTCCTTGCTGTTGAACAAGGAATGTCCTCCGACTAAAATTTCTTCCAAATCCATCACACTGGTAACTTCTCTCCCCAGAAGGT belongs to Pseudorca crassidens isolate mPseCra1 chromosome 14, mPseCra1.hap1, whole genome shotgun sequence and includes:
- the ZNF892 gene encoding zinc finger protein 892 isoform X1, giving the protein MEPKGRGSLSENSDLPHAENPKENGLTSVLLTPAYQESMIRDMAEALTQWGQLNTPQGDVPEKHRNLVLLGLPISKPDVISQLECGEELEREVSKATSPGLECKELTPEQDISEEELAPVNTGVLIERFPKESSSECEDSLESQQENHEKHLIQEVVPQKKPSGERSYQCDGFGRNFSRRTFLVQQQGERQHNCDSFKKNLKQNSDLMKHEKICAEKKPWKCNECEKAFSYYSAFVLHQRIHTGEKPYECNECGKSFSQSIHLTLHQRIHTGEKPYKCHECGKAFSHRSALIRHHIIHTGEKPYECNACGKAFNQSSYLTQHQRIHTGEKPYECNECGKAFSQSTFLTQHQVIHTGEKPYKCNECRKAFSDRSGLIQHQRTHTGERPYECNECGKAFGYCSALTQHQRTHTGEKPYKCNDCAKAFSDRSALIRHQRTHTGEKPYKCKDCGKAFSQSSSLTKHQKTHTGEKPYKCKECGKAFSQSSSLSQHQKTHSGGKTKEYGKAFSEHSAFGQQKRIHTG